A region from the Medicago truncatula cultivar Jemalong A17 chromosome 6, MtrunA17r5.0-ANR, whole genome shotgun sequence genome encodes:
- the LOC120575756 gene encoding L10-interacting MYB domain-containing protein-like isoform X2, with protein MDSFKRKVYANPPSTNNEGQSSKASWRDIKATEYFVKACLDQVTKRQRNGTCFTKKGWQGNVSQFDEQSGLNYDNVQLKNRYDSLRKEWKVWYNLFGKVTGLGWNFEKNTVDASDEWWEKKELENPQYAKFRDKGLPFAHQLTTLFKDVVANGEHAWAPSSGVLPNENLGNDDINVGLDDAEGSGDSEDASIGAATGFGNINLNTSQGAVSQSSGQKRKRVIGAEQKGKKKAILQRQ; from the exons ATGGACTCATTTAAGAGGAAAGTTTATGCTAACCCCCCATCAACTAACAATGAGGGTCAAAGTTCCAAAGCCAGTTGGAGGGATATTAAAGCCACTGAGTACTTTGTGAAGGCATGTTTGGATCAAGTTACCAAACGTCAACGAAATGGTACTTGTTTTACCAAGAAAGGATGGCAAGGTAATGTTTCCCAATTTGATGAACAAAGTGGACTGAATTATGATAATGTACAATTGAAGAATAGGTATGATAGCTTGAGAAAGGAATGGAAAGTATGGTATAACTTGTTTGGAAAAGTTACCGGATTAGGATGGAATTTTGAGAAGAACACCGTTGATGCATCCGATGAGTGGTGGGAGAAGAAAGAATTG GAAAATCCTCAATATGCAAAGTTTAGAGACAAGGGACTTCCATTTGCTCACCAACTAACCACACTTTTCAAGGATGTAGTGGCTAATGGAGAGCATGCTTGGGCACCATCAAGTGGTGTATTACCTAATGAGAACTTGGGTAATGATGATATTAATGTTGGCTTGGATGATGCAGAAGGTTCGGGTGATAGTGAAGATGCAAGCATTGGAGCAGCAACTGGTTTTGGAAATATTAACTTGAATACATCACAAGGAGCTGTTAGTCAAAGTAGTGgacaaaagagaaagagagttaTTGGGGCTGAacagaaaggaaagaaaaaagccATCCTTCAACGTCAATAG
- the LOC120575908 gene encoding FHA domain-containing protein FhaA, whose translation MASYEVEVKLSSANNLKNVNWRNGPNRPYAVVWVDPSQKCSTNVAEFGDTQPNWDEEFLIPLPPSANINDYILFVDVLHSEPNDKPLVIGSAQLSLNEVQIGDGSVNRTLKLKRPSGRPQGTVDIKVQIKNKGYQAPYGVPPPYGVPQPYGVPPPAQQPYGTPYGAPAPAPYGNSYGGGVSVTYGNPYNTTPPPLGYPAPAPTPAPYAYGQGSQQGYGSTPSVNVTVGGAVAPEKINLIGQPNYGYGQQGSGYGQPAPTVNVTVGGAAPEKNSGQPSYGYGQSGQQGYGSSQSVPPVNVNVGREVQQEKKSSKFGLGAGLVMGAVVGGIGALALEKGIDHVEDQIADRAAEKVEVNEYYEDYYEEEEY comes from the coding sequence ATGGCGTCCTATGAGGTTGAAGTGAAGCTTTCCTCTGCCAACAACCTCAAGAACGTGAATTGGCGGAACGGTCCTAACCGCCCATACGCTGTTGTTTGGGTTGATCCATCACAAAAATGTTCCACCAACGTCGCCGAGTTTGGTGATACTCAACCAAATTGGGATGAGGAATTCCTCATCCCTTTGCCACCATCGGCAAACATCAACGATTACATCCTTTTCGTTGATGTTCTCCACTCAGAACCGAATGACAAGCCTCTTGTTATCGGCTCAGCTCAACTTTCACTCAATGAAGTCCAAATTGGTGATGGATCAGTCAACCGTACATTGAAGTTGAAGCGCCCTTCTGGACGCCCACAAGGAACGGTTGACATTAAAgtccaaataaaaaacaaaggttATCAGGCTCCTTATGGTGTCCCTCCTCCTTATGGTGTTCCTCAACCTTATGGTGTTCCTCCTCCTGCTCAACAACCTTATGGAACTCCATACGGTGCTCCTGCACCTGCACCGTATGGAAATTCATACGGTGGAGGTGTGAGTGTAACATATGGAAATCCATACAATACTACACCACCTCCTCTAGGCTACCCTGCACCTGCACCCACACCTGCACCGTATGCGTACGGTCAGGGCAGCCAGCAAGGCTATGGAAGTACACCATCTGTGAATGTGACTGTGGGAGGGGCTGTGGCACCGGAGAAGATCAATCTGATTGGCCAACCCAACTACGGCTACGGTCAACAAGGTAGTGGTTATGGACAACCTGCACCAACTGTCAATGTGACTGTGGGAGGGGCGGCACCGGAGAAGAATAGCGGCCAACCAAGCTATGGATATGGTCAAAGTGGTCAGCAAGGCTATGGTTCCAGCCAAAGTGTGCCTCCTGTGAATGTGAATGTGGGAAGGGAGGTGCAACAAGAGAAGAAAAGTAGCAAATTTGGTTTGGGAGCAGGTTTGGTTATGGGGGCTGTTGTGGGAGGAATTGGTGCCCTAGCATTGGAGAAAGGTATTGATCATGTAGAAGACCAGATTGCAGATCGTGCGGCTGAGAAAGTGGAGGTGAATGAGTACTATGAAGATTACTATGAAGAGGAGGAGTACTAA
- the LOC25480451 gene encoding putative disease resistance protein RGA4 — MTDVLLGIVIENLISFVREELSTFLGVGELTQKLCGNLTAIRAVLQDAEEKQITSRAVKDWLQKLADAAHVLDDILDDCSTTSKAHGDNKWIARFHPKKILAQRAIGKRMKEVAKKIDEIAEGRIKYGLQVKVTEEHQRGDDEWRQTTSVITEPKVYGRDHDIEKIVEVLVSHAIDSEELSVYSIVGVGGLGKTTLAQVVFNDERVNTHFDLKIWVCVSDDFSMMKILESIIKSTVGKNPELSSLESMQKKVREILLNKRYLLVLDDVWNEDQEKWNKFKHLLQRGNAAKGASVLVTTRLDIVASIMGTYPTHHLVDLSDDDIWCLFKQHAFAANREERPELVAIGKELVRKCVGSPLAAKVLGSLLRFQREEYQWLAVKESNFWKLSEDNPVMSTLRLSYFNLKLSLRPCFSFCAIFPKDFEMLKEQLIYLWLANGFISPRGNIEVENVGNEVWNELYARSFFQEIKTDEKGNVTFKMHDLFHDLAQSIMGEECVASGVASLTNLSSRVHHISCSFGKFDKPFNYNTIPFKKAESLRTFLELDIPVKNLCSFPSTTPLRALRTSSLNLSTLKSLTHLRYLELFESEIKTLPESVCKLQNLQILKLDICDDLSSLPNHLTQLQSLRHLVIKNCNSLVSMPSKISKLTCLKTLSTFIVGSKMGFGLAELRDLQLGGKLHIKGLENVSSEWDAKEANLIGKKELNRLYLSWGSDANSKGIDTNVERVLEVLEPPTGLKGFGVKDYVGIHFPHWMRNTSILERLVDVILYNCKNCQ; from the coding sequence ATGACTGATGTTTTACTTGGAATCGTGATTGAAAACCTCATATCTTTTGTTCGAGAGGAGCTTTCGACCTTTTTGGGTGTTGGAGAATTGACTCAGAAGCTATGTGGAAATCTCACCGCAATTCGTGCTGTCCTCCAAGATGCTGAAGAGAAGCAAATAACAAGCCGTGCTGTGAAAGATTGGCTGCAGAAGCTGGCTGATGCTGCTCATGTTCTTGATGATATATTGGATGATtgttcaacaacatcaaaagcACATGGAGACAACAAGTGGATTGCCCGTTTCCATCCTAAGAAGATTTTGGCTCAGCGTGCCATTGGAAAGAGGATGAAAGAGGTTGCTAAAAAGATTGATGAAATTGCCGAAGGCAGGATCAAGTATGGATTACAAGTGAAAGTCACGGAGGAGCACCAACGAGGAGATGATGAATGGCGGCAAACTACTTCTGTCATCACTGAACCGAAAGTCTATGGAAGAGATCATGATATAGAGAAAATTGTCGAGGTTCTTGTAAGCCATGCTATCGATAGTGAAGAACTCTCGGTCTACTCCATTGTTGGAGTTGGTGGATTGGGAAAAACAACACTTGCTCAAGTGGTCTTCAATGACGAAAGGGTAAATACtcattttgatttgaaaatatgGGTGTGTGTTTCTGATGATTTTAGTATGATGAAAATTTTGGAGTCCATCATAAAATCCACCGTTGGAAAAAATCCAGAACTCTCGTCTTTAGAATCAATGCAAAAAAAGGTTCGAGAAATTTTGCTAAACAAAAGGTATTTACTTGTTCTTGATGATGTGTGGAATGAAGATCAAGAGAAATGGAATAAGTTCAAGCATTTGTTGCAACGTGGAAATGCAGCGAAAGGGGCATCAGTTTTGGTTACTACCCGACTTGACATTGTTGCATCCATTATGGGAACTTATCCGACGCATCATTTGGTAGATTTATCTGATGATGACATCTGGTGTTTGTTCAAACAACATGCTTTTGCAGCAAATAGAGAAGAGCGCCCAGAGCTTGTAGCAATAGGCAAGGAGTTAGTGAGAAAATGTGTGGGTTCTCCTCTTGCCGCCAAAGTATTGGGAAGCCTTTTGCGCTTTCAAAGAGAGGAATATCAATGGCTAGCTGTAAAGGAAAGTAACTTTTGGAAATTATCCGAAGATAATCCTGTCATGTCTACTTTGAGACTAAGCtactttaatttgaaattatCATTGAGGccttgttttagtttttgtgcTATTTTTCCTAAGGATTTTGAAATGTTGAAGGAACAACTAATTTATCTTTGGTTGGCTAATGGTTTTATCTCCCCCCGAGGAAATATAGAGGTGGAGAATGTTGGCAATGAAGTGTGGAATGAATTATATGCGAGgtcattttttcaagaaatcaaAACCGATGAAAAGGGTAATGTTACTTTCAAAATGCATGATCTATTTCATGATTTGGCTCAATCTATTATGGGAGAAGAATGTGTGGCTTCTGGGGTTGCAAGCTTGACTAATTTATCTAGCAGAGTTCACCATATAAGTTGCTCCTTTGGTAAGTTTGATAAACCATTCAACTACAACACTATCCCTTTCAAGAAAGCTGAATCATTACGAACTTTTCTCGAGTTAGATATCCCCGTCAAAAATTTATGTTCATTTCCATCTACCACTCCTCTTAGAGCATTACGTACAAGTTCTTTGAATCTTTCCACATTAAAGAGCTTAACACATCTAAGGTACTTGGAACTTTTTGAAAGTGAGATCAAAACCTTGCCTGAGTCTGTTTGTAAGTTGCAGAATTTGCAAATACTAAAACTCGATATTTGCGATGATCTATCCAGCCTTCCCAACCATTTGACACAGTTACAATCTCTTAGGCATCTTGTGATTAAAAATTGCAATTCATTAGTATCAATGCCTTCCAAAATTAGTAAGTTAACTTGTCTAAAAACATTGAGCACTTTCATCGTGGGTTCGAAGATGGGGTTCGGTTTAGCAGAGTTACGTGACTTACAATTAGGAGGCAAGCTACACATCAAAGGCCTTGAGAATGTGTCAAGTGAATGGGATGCTAAAGAAGCTAATTTGATTGGTAAAAAGGAGTTGAATCGCTTATACCTATCATGGGGTAGTGACGCTAATTCCAAAGGCATTGATACTAATGTTGAGCGAGTACTTGAAGTCCTTGAACCTCCCACAGGTCTTAAGGGTTTTGGGGTGAAGGATTATGTGGGAATACATTTTCCCCATTGGATGAGAAATACTTCTATCTTGGAGAGGTTAGTTGATGTTATACTCTACAACTGTAAAAACTGTCAGTGA
- the LOC112422579 gene encoding uncharacterized protein, producing the protein MNVWKEQLEHNTQEEEDDDTFEESYILAALLGEYATKYLCKEPCRTSELTGHAWVQEILQGNPTRCYEMFRMEKHIFHKLCHELVEHDLKSSKHMGVEEMVAMFLVVVGHGVGNRMIQERFQHSGETVSRHFYRVLHACLKLSFKYIKPEDPMFRECHAKIKNDQRYWPFFKNVIGAIDGTHVSCVVSASEQPRFIGRKGYPTQNIMAVCDWNMCFTFILAGWEGTAHDALVFDKALTTANLNFPHPPQGKYYLVDSGYPTPIGYIGPYRCERYHLSEFRRSSGFENHNEVFNYYHSSLRCTIERTFGVWKNIFAILRSMPKFKYETQVHIVVATMAIHNFIRRSAEMDVDFNLYEDENTVIHHDDDHRSTNLNQSQSFNVASSSEMDHVRNSIRDQIIAYKLNN; encoded by the exons ATGAATGTTTGGAAGGAACAATTGGAACACAAtacacaagaagaagaagatgatgatacatttgaagaatCCTATATTTTGGCTGCACTACTTGGTGAGTATGCAACAAAATATTTATGCAAAGAGCCATGTAGAACTAGTGAGCTCACAGGTCATGCATGGGTTCAAGAAATATTGCAAGGGAATCCCACTCGTTGTTATGAGATGTTTCGAAtggaaaaacatatttttcataaactttgCCATGAATTGGTGGAACATGATTTAAAGTCTTCTAAACATATGGGGGTTGAAGAAATGGTTGCAATGTTTTTGGTCGTTGTAGGCCACGGTGTCGGTAATAGAATGATTCAAGAAAGATTTCAACATTCGGGTGAGACTGTAAGTAGACATTTTTATCGTGTACTTCATGCATGCCTTAAGTTGTCCTTCAAATATATTAAACCCGAAGATCCTATGTTTCGTGAATGTCATgccaaaattaaaaatgatcaaCGTTATTGGcctttttttaagaatgttaTAGGAGCAATTGATGGTACACATGTGTCATGTGTAGTTAGTGCAAGTGAGCAACCAAGGTTTATTGGAAGAAAAGGATATCCAACACAAAATATTATGGCTGTATGTGATTGGAATATGTGTTTCACTTTTATATTAGCTGGTTGGGAAGGCACTGCCCATGATGCCCTTGTTTTTGACAAAGCTCTTACTACTGCTAACCTTAACTTTCCGCATCCTCCTCAAG gtaaGTATTATTTGGTAGATTCTGGTTATCCAACACCAATAGGGTACATTGGTCCATACAGATGTGAACGTTATCATCTTTCTGAATTTAGACGTTCAAGTGGGTTCGAAAATCATAATGAAGTATTCAATTACTATCACTCAAGTTTAAGATGCACAATTGAAAGAACTTTTGGGGTATGGAAGAATATATTTGCAATTCTGCGTAGCATGCCTAAGTTCAAATATGAGACGCAAGTTCATATAGTTGTCGCAACAATGGCAATACACAACTTTATTAGAAGGAGTGCTGAAATGGATGTTGATTTTAATctttatgaagatgaaaatacaGTCATTCACCATGATGATGATCATAGATCAACTAACTTGAATCAATCCCAAAGTTTCAATGTAGCTTCTTCTTCAGAGATGGATCATGTTCGAAACTCAATCCGCGATCAGATTATAGCGTATAagctaaataattaa
- the LOC120575756 gene encoding L10-interacting MYB domain-containing protein-like isoform X1: MDSFKRKVYANPPSTNNEGQSSKASWRDIKATEYFVKACLDQVTKRQRNGTCFTKKGWQGNVSQFDEQSGLNYDNVQLKNRYDSLRKEWKVWYNLFGKVTGLGWNFEKNTVDASDEWWEKKELVMNMQENPQYAKFRDKGLPFAHQLTTLFKDVVANGEHAWAPSSGVLPNENLGNDDINVGLDDAEGSGDSEDASIGAATGFGNINLNTSQGAVSQSSGQKRKRVIGAEQKGKKKAILQRQ, encoded by the exons ATGGACTCATTTAAGAGGAAAGTTTATGCTAACCCCCCATCAACTAACAATGAGGGTCAAAGTTCCAAAGCCAGTTGGAGGGATATTAAAGCCACTGAGTACTTTGTGAAGGCATGTTTGGATCAAGTTACCAAACGTCAACGAAATGGTACTTGTTTTACCAAGAAAGGATGGCAAGGTAATGTTTCCCAATTTGATGAACAAAGTGGACTGAATTATGATAATGTACAATTGAAGAATAGGTATGATAGCTTGAGAAAGGAATGGAAAGTATGGTATAACTTGTTTGGAAAAGTTACCGGATTAGGATGGAATTTTGAGAAGAACACCGTTGATGCATCCGATGAGTGGTGGGAGAAGAAAGAATTG GTTATGAATATGCAGGAAAATCCTCAATATGCAAAGTTTAGAGACAAGGGACTTCCATTTGCTCACCAACTAACCACACTTTTCAAGGATGTAGTGGCTAATGGAGAGCATGCTTGGGCACCATCAAGTGGTGTATTACCTAATGAGAACTTGGGTAATGATGATATTAATGTTGGCTTGGATGATGCAGAAGGTTCGGGTGATAGTGAAGATGCAAGCATTGGAGCAGCAACTGGTTTTGGAAATATTAACTTGAATACATCACAAGGAGCTGTTAGTCAAAGTAGTGgacaaaagagaaagagagttaTTGGGGCTGAacagaaaggaaagaaaaaagccATCCTTCAACGTCAATAG